Below is a window of Pseudodesulfovibrio sp. S3 DNA.
CCCATGGCGTTGACGACAGTACTCAGTTCATCCAGCTCGTCGCGGTTCCGGCCCTGTCTTGCAGCCAGTTGCGGCACGTCGAGGTTGCCCTGGTTGATTTCGGCCATGACGGCAACGGTCGTGCCGATGGAGCCGCTCATTTTTCTGGCGTACAAGAAAAACGCCAGGGCGGCGAGGAGAAGCATGATCACGCCGATGCCCACGGTCCACCATTTTGTGGATTCGAGGTCGTTTGCGGTCGCGCGTTGGCCCACCATGAATTCCTCCAGGTAGCCCGTGCCGAGAATGACCCAGTCCCACGGTTCGAAATAGACGGCGCTCAGGATGAGTTCCCTCGGGGGGCCTGAACCTGCATCGGATATCGAGGTTTCAATGGTCACGACCTTGCCGTCGGCGTTCTTGGCCTCTTGGGTGAGGTCCTTGTATACCGCGTTTCCGGTCGCGTCCTTGAGTTCGAACAGGTTGCTGCCTTCACGCTGGGCGTCCTTGTGGATCTTGACCTCTCCGGCGGACCCGCCCGAGCCGGCAAAGACGGTCAGGCTGCCCGTGTCTCCGAGGACAACCGCCTTGAAGCCTTGTCGGAGCTGTTCCACGCCCTCCTGGAGAATGCCGACGTAGACGCAACCGAGCACCTTGCCGGACGCGTCCTTGATGGGGCGATACTGGGTCAGATACCAGGCGTTGACCACATAGGCGGTGCCCCGGAACGTTTCGCCGGATTTGATGGTCTTGGCCACTATGGAGGAGCTGGGGATATACGTGCCCACGGCCCGTTTCCCGTCTGTCTTCAATATGTTGGTGGCCACGCGCAGGAGGTCTCCCTGGCTGTTCATGGTCTGGAACACCGTACAGGTGGTTCCGGTCATGCCCATGATCTCGTCCACCATTGGCGTGGGGGTGTTCGGGTCGGCATTCTGGCCGAGCCAGGTTTCTCCGAGGGCCATTTTGTTCAGGGGAACGGTCGAGCTTTCCTTGGAAATCTGATTGACCGCCTTCCAATCCACTGTCTCGTCCATGAGTCGGAGTCCGCCGCCTCTTCGGACGATGTCGAGAACCACATGCATGTCGTTTTCGAGCTGTTTGGACAGGGTGGCGTGCTGGGTGGACAGCAGGTTCTTGGCATCAGCAACGGCCAGTTCCATTTCGTGCTGGGCCTGTTTGTTGAAGTGCGTCTTCAGGGTGTCCTCTACTTTGGAACTTTGCCATAATAGAATGCCGAGAATACAGGCTACAGTCGTACCGATGAGGGTTACACCCAAAGCGGTCATTTTTGATCCTATCTTCATAATAGCTCCTTGACCTGATATTATTCCAAGTGTTGAACAGAAAACTACTATAGTACAGATAGATATGTCTAATGTAATCTGTATGGCATCGTTCATTCGGTGCGAATTCAGACAGAAGAGGGAGGCATGTTGTCTCTGACGGCCAAATCGCCTACAGTCATGTATTGTCTCCGCCGACCACAAGGAGTGCCGCCGTGAATCCAGCTTTGCTCATACCCCTGGCAGAACCTATCCCCATCCATTGGGCGTGGTTCGATGTCCTGCTCATAACCACGCTTACAGCGCAT
It encodes the following:
- a CDS encoding methyl-accepting chemotaxis protein gives rise to the protein MKIGSKMTALGVTLIGTTVACILGILLWQSSKVEDTLKTHFNKQAQHEMELAVADAKNLLSTQHATLSKQLENDMHVVLDIVRRGGGLRLMDETVDWKAVNQISKESSTVPLNKMALGETWLGQNADPNTPTPMVDEIMGMTGTTCTVFQTMNSQGDLLRVATNILKTDGKRAVGTYIPSSSIVAKTIKSGETFRGTAYVVNAWYLTQYRPIKDASGKVLGCVYVGILQEGVEQLRQGFKAVVLGDTGSLTVFAGSGGSAGEVKIHKDAQREGSNLFELKDATGNAVYKDLTQEAKNADGKVVTIETSISDAGSGPPRELILSAVYFEPWDWVILGTGYLEEFMVGQRATANDLESTKWWTVGIGVIMLLLAALAFFLYARKMSGSIGTTVAVMAEINQGNLDVPQLAARQGRNRDELDELSTVVNAMGQRLRQVVSSVQESAQSVTEGSTELNDTSRTLAEGASNQASAVEEVSASMEEMTSSIQQNTDNARQTEKTARHSAGTAEQGGKAVTQTVEAMRQIADKIAIIEDIARQTNLLALNAAIEAARAGEHGKGFAVVAAEVRKLAERSGVAAAEISDLSAHSVSIAEEAGSMLGKMVPDITKTAELIQEISAASDEQNTGAIQIKDAILELDRVVQQNAAESDHVADASGILAEHARQLQQTIGFFHLGNTSSMPRARISASRSKAKALPQTKPKPKAKPLPQAKPASKSGSAGVSLDMDDDGGFERF